A portion of the Natronococcus sp. AD-5 genome contains these proteins:
- a CDS encoding oligopeptide/dipeptide ABC transporter ATP-binding protein — protein sequence MDGYPHGFSGGMCQRAAIAIALASDPELLIADEPTTAVDVTVQARLIELLRELTDGGMAVLLITHDLRVAAALADRLLVMYGGTIVERGPLEELFDRPAHPYTQALFESYAGRSSDGDRTARGDIPADGCRFRAECPHAVNACDGGEQPPTRAVDGRESHGVSCVHYGPDCDPTSILTDAAAMGPISTEEADD from the coding sequence ATCGACGGCTATCCCCACGGATTCTCCGGCGGGATGTGCCAGCGCGCCGCGATCGCGATCGCCCTCGCTTCCGACCCCGAACTGCTGATCGCCGACGAACCGACGACCGCCGTCGACGTTACCGTCCAGGCCCGGCTGATCGAACTGCTCCGGGAGCTGACCGACGGCGGGATGGCCGTGCTGTTGATCACCCACGACCTGCGGGTCGCCGCCGCCCTCGCCGACCGGTTGCTCGTGATGTACGGCGGGACGATCGTCGAACGGGGACCGCTCGAGGAGTTGTTCGACCGTCCCGCCCACCCCTACACGCAGGCGCTCTTCGAGAGCTACGCCGGCCGCTCGAGCGACGGCGATCGAACCGCCCGCGGCGACATTCCGGCGGACGGCTGTCGGTTCCGCGCGGAGTGTCCGCACGCGGTCAACGCCTGCGACGGCGGGGAGCAGCCACCGACCCGCGCCGTCGACGGTCGGGAGAGCCACGGCGTCTCCTGCGTCCACTACGGCCCCGACTGCGACCCGACGTCGATACTGACCGACGCCGCGGCGATGGGACCGATCTCGACGGAGGAAGCCGATGACTGA
- a CDS encoding 50S ribosomal protein L44e: MQMPRRFNTYCPHCNEHHEHEVEKVRSGRSSGMKWDARRTRRNTSVIGNAGRFSKVPGGDKPTKKTDLKYRCNECGKAHLREGWRTGRLEFQE, translated from the coding sequence ATGCAGATGCCACGCCGATTCAATACGTATTGTCCGCACTGCAACGAACACCACGAACACGAAGTCGAGAAGGTCCGCTCGGGCCGCTCCTCGGGTATGAAGTGGGACGCTCGCCGAACGCGACGCAACACGTCGGTCATCGGCAACGCCGGCCGCTTCTCGAAGGTGCCCGGCGGCGACAAGCCGACCAAGAAGACCGACCTCAAGTACCGCTGCAACGAGTGCGGTAAGGCCCACCTCCGCGAGGGATGGCGCACGGGTCGACTCGAGTTCCAGGAGTGA
- a CDS encoding RNA-protein complex protein Nop10, whose translation MKSDIRVCSAWRDAHDRPVYTLFTECPECGADAVNSAPAPFDPEDSYGEYRRALKRRNR comes from the coding sequence ATGAAATCCGACATCCGGGTGTGTTCGGCGTGGCGCGACGCGCACGATCGCCCGGTGTACACGCTTTTTACCGAATGTCCCGAGTGCGGGGCCGACGCCGTCAACAGCGCCCCGGCACCGTTCGACCCCGAGGATTCCTACGGCGAGTACCGACGCGCTCTTAAACGTCGCAATCGCTGA
- a CDS encoding ABC transporter substrate-binding protein: MLALLGGSATVGLAGCSALLNDDDEDDDETNYEVNEHADKAQAAWETVLENPGPDAEGIRNEAYVEIEEAVRDDMVLLPLYHSKGERFWYDYVDIPEIGALGSYHQQYNEVEIEGDTELNLIISSFDEVDPIMSTDAAPRTVVNQIYETLTHYPNGVAEVENQLIEEFEASWDSTIWTFTLKEGVQFHDGRELTADDVVYSFRRLAESEHSERRNFILDTPLGLGIEHEEDDDGGVVPDSIGVEAVDDRTVELTLREPNPAVLDVLTYHGFAIVPEGIVGDVEGYDGEVEHDEFRTEMANGTGPFEFDEFTPGEEVRVVRNDNYHGTVASIESVHWEINEDPESRFTYVMEQNADVFENSSIPTSQYDPDLIDAEEDDSGREVGTYGPFENGEETNYLAVPELATYYFAFNVTNVPRPVRQAIAYAVDHEELIEDVLEERGFEAFSFTPPRMWPTGDDGYEEWVDEWPYGVNETDVESAREVLEETKFTEDEPFELTASTYESAPEYGEMAELINQKLGDLPVEISNDETQFSTIQDRGENGDLEMYSLGWIWSWPDVAYGHFGFEPKNTDTSKMPTEATGYYLDWQENLEDEA; this comes from the coding sequence CTGCTCGCGCTTCTCGGGGGAAGCGCGACCGTGGGGCTCGCTGGTTGTTCTGCTCTTCTCAACGATGATGACGAGGACGACGACGAGACCAATTACGAGGTGAACGAGCACGCGGATAAGGCGCAGGCAGCCTGGGAAACGGTCCTGGAGAATCCCGGCCCCGATGCCGAGGGCATCCGTAACGAGGCGTACGTCGAGATCGAGGAGGCCGTCAGGGACGATATGGTCCTGCTGCCGCTGTACCACAGCAAGGGCGAACGGTTCTGGTACGACTACGTGGACATCCCAGAGATAGGTGCACTCGGGTCATACCACCAGCAGTACAACGAGGTGGAGATCGAGGGGGATACCGAGCTGAACCTCATCATCAGCAGCTTCGACGAAGTGGATCCGATCATGTCGACCGACGCCGCGCCGAGAACGGTCGTCAACCAGATCTACGAGACTCTGACCCACTACCCCAACGGAGTCGCGGAGGTCGAAAACCAGCTCATCGAGGAGTTCGAAGCCTCCTGGGACAGCACGATCTGGACGTTCACGCTCAAAGAGGGCGTCCAGTTCCACGACGGCAGGGAACTGACGGCGGACGACGTCGTGTACTCGTTCCGCCGGCTCGCCGAATCCGAGCACAGCGAGCGACGGAACTTCATCCTCGATACGCCGCTGGGGCTCGGCATCGAGCACGAGGAGGACGACGACGGCGGCGTTGTCCCCGACTCGATCGGCGTCGAGGCCGTCGACGACCGGACCGTCGAACTCACCCTCCGCGAACCCAACCCGGCCGTACTGGACGTCCTCACCTACCACGGGTTCGCCATCGTTCCGGAAGGGATCGTCGGCGACGTCGAAGGGTACGACGGCGAGGTCGAGCACGACGAGTTCCGGACCGAGATGGCCAACGGGACCGGTCCCTTCGAGTTCGACGAATTCACTCCCGGCGAGGAGGTGCGGGTCGTCCGCAACGACAACTACCACGGCACCGTGGCGAGCATCGAGTCCGTCCACTGGGAGATCAACGAAGATCCGGAGTCGCGGTTTACCTACGTAATGGAGCAGAACGCGGACGTCTTCGAAAACAGCTCGATCCCGACCTCCCAGTACGATCCCGACCTGATCGACGCCGAGGAGGACGACAGCGGTCGCGAGGTCGGCACGTACGGTCCGTTCGAGAACGGCGAGGAGACAAACTATCTCGCCGTCCCTGAACTGGCGACGTACTACTTCGCGTTTAACGTCACGAACGTCCCGCGACCCGTCCGACAGGCGATCGCGTACGCCGTCGATCACGAGGAGCTCATCGAAGACGTCCTCGAGGAGCGCGGGTTCGAGGCGTTCAGCTTCACCCCGCCGCGAATGTGGCCGACCGGCGACGACGGCTACGAGGAGTGGGTCGACGAATGGCCGTACGGCGTCAACGAGACCGACGTCGAGAGCGCACGGGAGGTGCTCGAGGAGACGAAGTTCACCGAGGACGAGCCGTTCGAGCTGACGGCCTCCACGTACGAGTCCGCCCCGGAGTACGGAGAGATGGCCGAGCTGATCAACCAGAAGCTCGGTGACCTCCCGGTCGAGATTTCCAACGACGAAACGCAGTTCTCGACGATCCAGGATCGCGGTGAAAACGGTGACCTCGAGATGTACTCGCTCGGCTGGATCTGGAGCTGGCCGGACGTCGCGTACGGTCACTTCGGGTTCGAACCGAAGAACACTGACACCTCCAAGATGCCGACCGAGGCGACCGGGTACTACCTCGACTGGCAGGAGAACCTGGAAGACGAAGCCTAA
- a CDS encoding 30S ribosomal protein S27e gives MAGNFYSVRCGDCENEQTVFGKASTEVACAVCGTTLARPTGGKAEIDHEIIETVESR, from the coding sequence ATGGCAGGAAACTTCTACAGCGTTCGCTGCGGTGACTGCGAGAACGAACAGACAGTCTTCGGCAAAGCCTCCACGGAGGTCGCCTGTGCCGTCTGCGGCACGACGCTCGCCCGTCCGACCGGCGGCAAAGCCGAGATCGACCACGAGATCATCGAAACAGTCGAGTCACGATGA
- a CDS encoding ABC transporter ATP-binding protein, protein MALLEVNDLTVKFYTQEGVVTAVDDLSYRIERGEKFGVVGESGAGKSVTALSLMRLIESPGRIESGEILFKGEDLLEMSEKEIRDVRGNEIAMIFQDAQTALNPVYTVGEQIAEAVRHHLDYDEEEARERTIQLLDTVGIPEAESRFSDYPHEFSGGMQQRAVIAMALSCDPDLLLCDEPTTALDVTIEAQILDELESLADEFDTAIQLITHDLGVVAEVCDRVMVMYAGKPVEKAPVEELYYDPKHPYTVGLMSSIPRVGTDRERLQTIPGSMPDLVELPPGCSFHPRCPYAEDVCTKREPSLLDPETGAKATGTDTERAAACLEYTGDLQNGLDYSVEIRSESAKAEAGAGATAPNPERDRQ, encoded by the coding sequence ATGGCACTACTCGAGGTCAACGATCTCACGGTAAAGTTCTACACGCAAGAAGGGGTCGTCACCGCCGTCGACGACCTCTCCTACCGCATCGAGCGCGGGGAGAAGTTCGGCGTCGTCGGCGAGAGCGGGGCCGGCAAGAGCGTCACCGCGCTCTCGCTGATGCGGCTCATCGAGAGTCCCGGTCGCATCGAGAGCGGCGAAATCCTGTTCAAGGGCGAGGACCTCCTCGAGATGAGCGAAAAAGAGATCCGGGACGTCCGTGGCAACGAAATCGCCATGATCTTCCAGGACGCACAGACGGCGCTGAACCCCGTCTACACCGTCGGCGAGCAGATCGCCGAGGCGGTCAGACACCACCTCGACTACGACGAGGAGGAAGCCCGCGAGCGGACGATCCAGTTGCTCGACACCGTCGGGATTCCGGAGGCCGAATCGCGCTTTTCGGACTATCCACACGAGTTCTCCGGCGGGATGCAACAGCGTGCGGTCATCGCGATGGCGCTCTCCTGCGATCCGGATCTGTTGCTCTGTGACGAGCCGACGACCGCGCTCGACGTGACGATCGAGGCCCAGATCCTGGACGAACTCGAAAGTCTGGCGGACGAGTTCGACACGGCCATCCAGCTCATCACGCACGACCTTGGCGTCGTCGCCGAGGTCTGCGACCGCGTGATGGTCATGTACGCGGGCAAGCCGGTCGAGAAGGCCCCCGTCGAGGAGCTCTACTACGACCCCAAACATCCGTACACCGTCGGCCTGATGAGTTCGATCCCCCGGGTCGGCACCGATCGGGAGCGACTCCAGACGATTCCTGGCTCGATGCCCGATCTGGTCGAACTGCCGCCGGGCTGTAGCTTCCACCCGCGGTGTCCCTACGCCGAGGACGTCTGTACGAAACGAGAGCCGTCACTGCTCGACCCGGAAACCGGTGCGAAAGCCACCGGTACCGATACCGAGCGCGCAGCCGCGTGTCTCGAGTACACCGGCGACCTGCAAAACGGCCTCGACTACTCCGTCGAGATCCGTTCCGAGTCGGCTAAGGCCGAAGCCGGAGCCGGCGCGACCGCCCCGAACCCGGAGCGTGATCGACAATGA
- a CDS encoding translation initiation factor IF-2 subunit alpha produces MKYSGWPDPGELVVGKIDEIEDFGVFVNLEEYQDQRGLIHISEVASGWIKNVRDHVREGQIVVCKVLDVDEESQQIDLSLKDVNDHQRSEKIQQWKNEQKADNWMGLALGDGADDETYTAIANELIGAHGGLYNGFKQAAIHGDEALENTDLSDDELEAIVETARENVSVPYVNVTGYVDLENPSPSGVDGIREALKAAEGNGEIPDEVDLEVSYVGAPEYRINVQAPNYKTAESQLEESARRAIAALEEHGGTGEFHRERRTDDE; encoded by the coding sequence ATGAAGTACAGCGGCTGGCCCGATCCCGGCGAACTGGTCGTCGGCAAGATCGACGAGATCGAGGACTTCGGCGTTTTCGTCAACCTCGAGGAGTACCAGGACCAGCGCGGGCTGATCCACATCTCCGAGGTCGCGAGCGGTTGGATCAAGAACGTCCGCGATCACGTCCGCGAGGGCCAGATCGTCGTCTGCAAGGTGCTCGACGTCGACGAGGAGTCCCAGCAGATCGACCTCTCGCTGAAGGACGTCAACGACCACCAGCGCTCGGAGAAGATCCAGCAGTGGAAAAACGAGCAGAAGGCCGACAACTGGATGGGCCTCGCGCTCGGTGACGGCGCCGACGACGAAACCTACACCGCGATCGCCAACGAACTGATCGGCGCCCACGGCGGCCTCTACAACGGCTTCAAGCAGGCCGCCATCCACGGCGACGAGGCGCTCGAGAACACCGACCTCTCCGACGACGAACTCGAGGCCATCGTCGAGACCGCCCGCGAGAACGTCTCGGTGCCGTACGTCAACGTCACCGGCTACGTCGACCTCGAGAACCCGTCGCCGAGCGGCGTCGACGGCATCCGCGAGGCGCTGAAAGCCGCGGAAGGGAACGGCGAGATCCCCGACGAGGTCGACCTCGAGGTCAGCTACGTCGGCGCGCCGGAGTACCGGATCAACGTCCAGGCGCCGAACTACAAGACCGCCGAATCGCAGCTCGAGGAGAGCGCTCGGCGCGCGATCGCCGCCCTCGAAGAGCACGGCGGTACCGGCGAGTTCCACCGCGAGCGCCGCACCGACGACGAATAA
- a CDS encoding ABC transporter permease produces MTYPLGTNERGHPMGHLLVEGARVTLSVLVFTAAFVVPLATIVGIVAGFRGGLVDDLLMSYVDVQLCIPAIVVFFIGYMYWNVSLLLLLVTFGLLSWGGIARLVRSETLQRREDGYVLVARSLGASRSYVAKRHIVPNITNTLVPAIFHLLALLVLVEAGVAFLGFHHVELYSWGSTMQEGLDPHFSGIGLSMHPHQVWWVSTFPAIALTLTLASLKLAGDGVRDALDPRNSH; encoded by the coding sequence ATGACCTATCCGCTCGGAACGAACGAGCGCGGTCATCCGATGGGACACCTGCTCGTCGAGGGCGCGCGCGTGACGCTCTCGGTGCTTGTCTTTACCGCCGCGTTCGTCGTGCCGCTCGCGACGATCGTCGGAATCGTCGCCGGCTTCCGCGGCGGCCTCGTCGACGACCTGCTGATGAGCTACGTCGACGTACAGCTGTGCATCCCCGCGATCGTGGTCTTCTTCATCGGCTACATGTACTGGAACGTTTCGCTCCTCCTGTTGCTCGTCACGTTCGGGCTGCTCAGCTGGGGCGGGATCGCCCGTCTCGTCAGGAGCGAGACGTTGCAGCGCCGCGAGGACGGCTACGTACTCGTCGCCCGCAGCCTCGGGGCCTCGCGATCGTACGTCGCGAAACGCCACATCGTTCCGAACATCACGAACACGCTCGTGCCCGCGATATTTCACCTGCTCGCGCTGCTGGTGCTCGTCGAGGCCGGTGTCGCCTTCCTCGGCTTTCACCACGTCGAACTCTACTCCTGGGGATCGACGATGCAGGAGGGACTCGATCCCCACTTCTCGGGGATCGGTCTCTCGATGCACCCGCACCAGGTCTGGTGGGTCTCGACGTTCCCCGCGATCGCACTGACGCTCACGCTCGCGTCGCTCAAACTCGCCGGCGACGGCGTTCGCGACGCGCTCGATCCACGCAACAGTCATTGA
- a CDS encoding GtrA family protein, with the protein MSRSPVDAIRTRFRALLSTTRFTQFAGVGLVGATVDNAVLFLLVELTFLGPVVAKIVAWELAIAVIFAINERWTFASHGRVGPRALGRRFLRSNVVRFAGFLVTLAVLSVLVYWFDVWYVAANVVGMAIGFFVNYTCESLYTWKVHREQR; encoded by the coding sequence ATGTCACGTTCACCCGTCGACGCCATCCGGACGCGATTTCGGGCGTTACTCTCGACGACGCGATTCACGCAGTTCGCCGGCGTCGGTCTCGTCGGAGCGACCGTCGATAACGCGGTTCTCTTCCTGCTGGTCGAACTGACGTTTCTAGGGCCGGTCGTCGCGAAGATCGTCGCCTGGGAACTCGCCATCGCGGTCATCTTCGCGATCAACGAACGGTGGACGTTCGCCAGCCACGGGAGGGTGGGGCCTCGAGCGCTCGGCAGACGCTTTCTCCGGTCGAACGTGGTTCGATTCGCCGGATTTCTCGTGACGCTGGCGGTACTCTCGGTACTGGTGTACTGGTTCGACGTCTGGTACGTGGCGGCGAACGTCGTCGGAATGGCCATCGGCTTCTTCGTCAACTACACCTGTGAGAGTCTTTACACGTGGAAAGTGCACCGAGAGCAGCGGTAG
- a CDS encoding ABC transporter permease: MVVDAVARTATYVVPAIAIAVALGMLIGLYAALRPERRLARAGSGTAYLLFAVPNFWIGGMLLSLAADDRIPRSSLTFEYLLPIALTATTLLGAYASYARAHSLEYEAAEFVTLVKAKGAGPSRIAKHIVRNAAIPLFSMLFTEVLALLVLAVFVIESLFGIDGFGLLLFEAVHLRDLPVVLGCTLVIIAVGIVGNVVQDVAYSSLDPRVDTGAR, from the coding sequence ATGGTCGTAGACGCCGTCGCTCGGACCGCGACGTACGTCGTCCCGGCGATCGCGATCGCCGTCGCGCTGGGGATGCTGATCGGACTGTACGCCGCGCTGCGTCCGGAGCGTCGACTCGCGAGGGCCGGGTCGGGGACCGCGTACCTGCTGTTTGCGGTGCCGAACTTCTGGATCGGTGGCATGCTCCTCTCGTTGGCCGCGGACGACCGGATCCCCCGTTCGAGCCTGACGTTCGAGTACCTGCTCCCGATCGCGTTGACCGCGACGACGCTGCTCGGGGCGTACGCGAGCTACGCGCGCGCACACTCGCTCGAGTACGAGGCCGCCGAGTTCGTCACGCTCGTGAAGGCGAAGGGCGCGGGACCGAGCCGCATCGCGAAACACATCGTCCGAAACGCGGCGATTCCGCTGTTCTCGATGCTGTTCACGGAGGTTCTCGCCCTACTCGTCCTCGCCGTGTTCGTGATCGAGTCGCTGTTCGGGATCGACGGCTTCGGCCTGTTGCTCTTCGAAGCGGTCCACCTGCGGGACCTTCCGGTCGTGCTCGGGTGCACGCTCGTCATCATCGCCGTCGGCATCGTCGGAAACGTCGTTCAGGACGTCGCCTATAGCAGTCTCGATCCGCGGGTGGATACGGGTGCCCGTTGA
- a CDS encoding proteasome assembly chaperone family protein: MDELEIDAVAEVELDDPVLVEGLPGVGHVGSLAAEHLLEELEGDSTLVRRIYSREFPPKVSVEDGVADLTCAEIHAVSVPDGRDLLVLTGDHQAQTNDGHYVLTTAFLDVAEEFGATELYALGGVPTGELIDEYAVVGAVSDEAMLESLEDAGVEFREDEPAGGIVGVSGLLLGLGERRGFEAACLMGETSGYLVDPKSARAVLEVLEALLGFEVDYETLDERADEMEEVIGKIQEMEQQQQMDVPTDDDLRYIG; this comes from the coding sequence ATGGACGAACTCGAGATCGACGCGGTCGCCGAGGTCGAACTGGACGACCCCGTACTCGTCGAGGGGCTGCCGGGCGTCGGACACGTCGGCAGCCTCGCCGCCGAGCACCTGCTCGAGGAGCTCGAGGGCGACAGCACGCTCGTTCGACGCATCTACTCCCGCGAGTTCCCGCCGAAAGTGAGCGTCGAGGACGGCGTCGCCGACCTGACCTGCGCGGAGATCCACGCCGTCTCGGTGCCCGACGGTCGCGACCTCCTCGTGCTGACCGGCGATCACCAGGCCCAGACCAACGACGGCCACTACGTGCTGACGACCGCCTTCCTCGACGTCGCCGAGGAGTTCGGCGCGACGGAGCTGTACGCCCTCGGCGGCGTACCCACCGGCGAACTGATCGACGAGTACGCGGTCGTCGGCGCCGTCAGCGACGAGGCGATGCTCGAGTCGCTCGAGGACGCGGGCGTCGAGTTCCGCGAGGACGAACCCGCCGGCGGCATCGTCGGCGTCTCCGGACTCCTGCTCGGACTGGGCGAACGCCGCGGCTTCGAGGCCGCCTGCCTGATGGGCGAGACCAGCGGCTACCTCGTCGATCCGAAAAGCGCTCGCGCGGTGCTCGAGGTGCTCGAGGCGCTGCTCGGCTTCGAGGTCGACTACGAGACGCTCGACGAGCGGGCCGACGAGATGGAGGAGGTCATCGGCAAGATCCAGGAGATGGAACAGCAACAGCAGATGGACGTGCCGACGGACGACGACCTGCGCTACATCGGCTAG
- a CDS encoding HAH_0734 family protein, producing the protein MKRLIIHGDPGIRKGAIIEYDGEEVICFAISRNGEWHGPEKVQLWCTVGTEDEFEDFEKRNFTPHFLDVDRVDAEAVEVIRPKADLAL; encoded by the coding sequence ATGAAGCGCCTCATCATTCACGGGGACCCCGGCATTCGGAAGGGGGCTATCATCGAGTACGACGGGGAGGAGGTGATCTGTTTCGCCATCAGCCGCAACGGCGAGTGGCACGGTCCCGAGAAGGTCCAGCTGTGGTGTACCGTCGGAACCGAAGACGAGTTCGAGGACTTCGAGAAGCGCAACTTCACTCCTCACTTCCTCGACGTCGACCGCGTCGACGCCGAGGCCGTCGAGGTCATTCGACCGAAAGCCGATCTCGCGCTGTAA
- a CDS encoding ABC transporter ATP-binding protein, with translation MTRPNEEPLLRAEDLTKYYDTSEGVIDNLLGRSQWVKAVDGIDLELYEGETLGVVGESGCGKSTLGRALLRLIEPTDGSVYYQQRVDDDPSRRDEIEVTDLSSSELRDLRKDLQYIFQDPFSSLNPRLTVGDIIGEPLDIHNIAEGQERTDRIYELLETVGLSPSHAHRYPHEFSGGQRQRIGIARALAVDPEIIVCDEPVSALDVSVQAQILNLLEELQEEFGLSYIFIAHDLSVVEHISDRVAVMYLGEFAEIGTTEEVFSPPHHPYAEALLSAIPEPDPLWEGEQILLPGTVPSPMNPPSGCRFHTRCPRIIPPDEIDLPQEVWRSIVDLKLRVMDADDLEAITAVDEIEGTQGERVDPNAVSRERFEELVRDEFDLPNAVADSVAEQTLSEVVDALHANDFETARELLDETFTSPCEVHDPEHVRTGETHEIACLLYDDRYVDGEFRSSNGGTGDAVADD, from the coding sequence ATGACGAGACCGAACGAAGAGCCCCTCCTGCGGGCCGAGGACCTGACGAAGTACTACGACACCAGCGAGGGCGTCATAGACAACCTGCTCGGACGCTCGCAGTGGGTCAAGGCCGTCGACGGAATCGATCTCGAACTGTACGAGGGCGAGACCCTCGGCGTCGTCGGCGAGTCCGGTTGCGGAAAGAGTACGCTCGGGCGAGCGTTGCTGCGGCTGATCGAGCCGACCGACGGCTCGGTCTACTACCAGCAGCGGGTCGACGACGATCCGTCCCGCCGCGATGAGATCGAAGTTACCGACCTCTCGAGTTCGGAGCTTCGCGACCTCCGAAAGGACCTGCAGTACATCTTCCAGGACCCGTTCTCGAGTCTGAACCCGCGGCTCACCGTCGGCGACATCATCGGCGAGCCGCTCGACATTCACAACATCGCGGAGGGACAGGAGCGGACGGACCGGATCTACGAGCTCTTAGAGACCGTGGGGCTGAGCCCGAGCCACGCCCACCGGTACCCGCACGAGTTCTCCGGCGGGCAGCGCCAGCGTATCGGGATCGCCCGCGCGCTCGCGGTCGACCCCGAAATCATCGTCTGCGACGAGCCGGTCAGCGCGCTCGACGTCTCGGTACAGGCGCAGATCCTCAACCTGCTCGAGGAGCTTCAGGAGGAGTTCGGGCTCTCGTACATCTTCATCGCGCACGACCTGAGCGTGGTCGAGCACATCTCCGACCGCGTCGCCGTGATGTACCTCGGCGAGTTCGCGGAGATCGGGACGACCGAAGAGGTGTTCTCGCCGCCGCACCACCCGTACGCGGAGGCGCTGCTCTCGGCGATTCCCGAACCCGACCCCCTCTGGGAGGGCGAGCAGATCCTCCTGCCCGGCACCGTTCCGTCGCCGATGAACCCGCCTTCCGGCTGCCGGTTCCACACCCGGTGTCCGCGTATCATCCCGCCCGACGAGATCGACCTGCCGCAGGAGGTCTGGCGATCGATCGTCGACCTCAAGCTCCGGGTGATGGACGCCGACGACCTCGAGGCGATCACCGCGGTGGACGAAATCGAGGGCACGCAGGGCGAACGGGTCGATCCGAACGCGGTGTCCCGCGAACGCTTCGAGGAGCTGGTTCGCGACGAGTTCGACCTCCCGAACGCGGTGGCCGACTCCGTCGCCGAACAAACCCTCTCGGAAGTCGTCGACGCGCTCCACGCGAACGACTTCGAGACGGCTCGAGAACTGCTCGACGAGACGTTCACGTCCCCGTGTGAGGTGCACGATCCGGAACACGTCCGGACGGGCGAGACGCACGAGATCGCGTGTCTCCTGTACGACGACCGGTACGTCGACGGCGAGTTCCGCTCGTCGAACGGCGGCACGGGCGATGCCGTCGCCGACGACTGA